A region of Lemur catta isolate mLemCat1 chromosome 22, mLemCat1.pri, whole genome shotgun sequence DNA encodes the following proteins:
- the LOC123626562 gene encoding defensin-5-like, producing MRTLALLAALLLLALQAQAGPLQERAEEAPKQEQPDTEDQDMAISFAGDKSLGVRAAGSTRGLTCYCRIGRCRLLERIYGSCLYAGFRYLFCCR from the exons ATGAGGACCCTCGCCCTCCTCGCTGCCCTCCTCCTGCTGGCCCTCCAGGCCCAGGCGGGGCCCCTGCAAGAGAGAGCTGAGGAGGCCCCCAAACAGGAGCAGCCCGACACAGAGGACCAGGACATGGCCATCTCCTTTGCAGGGGACAAGAGCTTAGGTGTCAGAGCTGCAG gctcAACCAGGGGCTTGACCTGCTACTGCAGAATCGGAAGGTGTCGTCTTCTGGAGCGCATCTATGGTAGCTGCCTCTACGCTGGCTTCCGCTACCTATTCTGCTGCCGCTGA